A window from Exiguobacterium marinum DSM 16307 encodes these proteins:
- a CDS encoding RDD family protein, whose protein sequence is MNPLTKKRTKAVLIDSVIAGFVSYGVEQLVRKKVKSEFVHAVVTPTLLTYVMEACQMSRGGQTIGYKLMGLELKNDDGTAVTAKQALQRALYRDTSSAVRYLKDRAHFEQEEGSVLPHDARYHMHVREKN, encoded by the coding sequence ATGAATCCATTGACGAAGAAACGAACGAAAGCGGTCTTGATTGACAGTGTCATCGCAGGGTTCGTCAGTTATGGCGTAGAACAACTTGTTCGAAAGAAAGTGAAGAGCGAGTTCGTACATGCGGTCGTGACACCGACGCTATTAACGTATGTGATGGAAGCTTGCCAAATGAGTCGAGGAGGACAAACAATCGGCTATAAACTGATGGGGCTTGAATTGAAAAATGATGATGGCACGGCTGTGACGGCGAAACAGGCGTTACAGCGCGCCCTATATCGTGACACCTCGTCAGCAGTTCGTTATTTGAAAGACCGTGCGCATTTTGAACAAGAAGAAGGTTCCGTGTTACCGCACGATGCCCGTTACCATATGCATGTACGTGAAAAGAACTGA
- a CDS encoding NAD(P)H-binding protein, which yields MGKTALVVGATGLIGRELVEQLLESDRYDAVWIVVRRSKRWSHPKLHEVIGFEEMDAALPQIDDVYCALGTTIAVAGSQEAFKQVDLELPLEVARVAKAHGATRYAVVSAQGASLRSSFFYNRVKGELENALRVFNFRHLIIARPSLLLGERDSFRLGEKAAEVISRPFQSLLLEKTPEVAPIQALHVARALIMASEEGEGIEVLTSGMMQRMSR from the coding sequence ATGGGGAAAACTGCACTTGTCGTAGGCGCGACCGGCTTGATTGGCCGCGAATTGGTTGAACAGTTGTTAGAAAGTGACCGTTATGATGCGGTCTGGATTGTCGTCCGACGCTCAAAGCGTTGGAGTCATCCGAAGCTACATGAGGTCATCGGATTCGAGGAGATGGATGCGGCGCTTCCACAGATCGACGACGTGTACTGTGCACTCGGCACGACGATTGCGGTAGCCGGCTCGCAGGAAGCGTTCAAACAAGTCGATTTAGAATTACCACTTGAAGTCGCTCGTGTCGCCAAGGCACATGGTGCGACGCGCTATGCAGTTGTATCGGCACAAGGTGCATCGTTGCGTTCATCTTTCTTTTACAACCGTGTGAAAGGGGAACTCGAGAACGCGTTACGCGTCTTCAACTTCCGTCATTTGATTATCGCACGTCCTTCTCTATTACTCGGAGAGCGTGATTCTTTCCGACTTGGGGAGAAAGCGGCCGAGGTCATCAGTCGACCGTTCCAGTCACTTTTGCTTGAGAAGACACCGGAAGTCGCACCGATTCAAGCGCTGCACGTTGCACGTGCCTTGATCATGGCGTCTGAAGAAGGTGAAGGAATCGAAGTGTTGACGTCGGGGATGATGCAGAGGATGAGCCGATGA
- a CDS encoding nucleobase:cation symporter-2 family protein has protein sequence MNTFKTASLGFQHLLAMYTGAAIVPLIVGGAIGLGPTELAYLVAIDLFMCGVATLLQVWTTRFTGVGLPVVLGCTFTAVGPMIAIGSANGITAIYGALIASGLIVILISGFVGKLARFFPPVVLGSVVTIIGLSLIPVAINDIGGGMPGEPGFASMQNLGLGGLTILLILVLNRVGTVFTRAAAVLFAVLIGTGVAASLGLVDFSPVREAGWFQMVQPFYFGTPTFDVSAILVMTLVAIISMIESTGVFLALSDITKKPIGAKELTKGYRAEGVATILGGIFNSFPYTTFSQNVGLVQLSGVKSRRVIFWTGGLLILLGFLPKVATFTTLIPKPVLGGAMLVMFGTVAASGIRILSQVDFSKNENLITIALSIGVGLGITANPAIVANMPEWLQLFTDSAIVAGSFTALLLNGFFRTMDRFRPTTIIAEERQVS, from the coding sequence ATGAATACGTTCAAGACGGCAAGTCTCGGATTTCAGCATCTACTCGCGATGTACACGGGAGCGGCAATCGTTCCACTCATCGTCGGTGGTGCCATCGGGCTTGGTCCAACCGAACTCGCCTATCTCGTCGCAATTGATTTATTCATGTGTGGGGTAGCGACGTTACTACAAGTATGGACGACACGCTTCACCGGTGTCGGATTGCCGGTCGTCCTCGGATGTACGTTCACAGCGGTCGGTCCGATGATCGCTATCGGGAGCGCAAACGGGATCACGGCTATTTATGGCGCGTTGATTGCGAGCGGACTCATCGTCATCCTCATTTCTGGCTTTGTTGGCAAACTTGCACGCTTCTTCCCACCGGTTGTGCTCGGTTCGGTCGTGACAATTATCGGTCTCTCGCTAATTCCGGTTGCGATTAATGACATCGGTGGCGGGATGCCGGGCGAACCTGGGTTCGCATCCATGCAGAATCTCGGATTAGGTGGTTTAACGATTTTACTCATTCTAGTCTTGAACCGTGTCGGGACCGTCTTCACACGGGCCGCTGCCGTTCTCTTTGCCGTACTGATTGGAACGGGGGTCGCCGCTTCACTCGGGCTCGTCGACTTCAGTCCTGTCCGTGAGGCGGGTTGGTTCCAAATGGTCCAGCCGTTCTACTTCGGCACGCCGACATTCGACGTGTCCGCCATCCTCGTCATGACGCTCGTCGCCATCATCTCGATGATTGAATCGACCGGTGTATTCTTGGCGCTCAGCGATATCACGAAAAAGCCAATCGGTGCGAAAGAATTGACGAAGGGGTATCGTGCGGAAGGCGTCGCAACGATTCTTGGAGGGATTTTCAACAGTTTCCCGTACACGACGTTTAGTCAAAACGTTGGACTCGTCCAATTGTCAGGTGTGAAATCACGGCGTGTCATCTTTTGGACAGGTGGGTTGCTCATCTTGCTCGGCTTCCTTCCGAAAGTCGCCACATTCACGACGTTAATTCCAAAGCCGGTGCTCGGGGGAGCGATGCTCGTCATGTTCGGAACAGTCGCCGCTTCTGGAATTCGGATTCTGAGCCAGGTCGACTTTTCGAAAAACGAGAACTTGATCACAATTGCCCTCTCAATCGGTGTCGGACTCGGGATTACGGCAAACCCGGCTATCGTCGCAAACATGCCGGAGTGGCTGCAGTTGTTCACAGATAGCGCCATCGTAGCAGGTTCGTTCACAGCGCTCCTCTTGAACGGGTTCTTCCGTACGATGGACCGCTTCCGTCCCACGACGATCATTGCCGAGGAACGACAAGTCAGCTAG
- a CDS encoding xanthine phosphoribosyltransferase codes for MKQLEDKIREEGRALSDQVLKVDAFLNHQVDPVLMQAIGKDFAERFKDANIDRIVTLESSGIAPAMMTALEMGIPFVFARKRKSLTLQDDLVEADVYSFTKQETNRISLSRRFVLPGERVLVIDDFLANGEAALGLTHLVEAAGAEVAGVGIVIEKSFQPGRDKLIERGYRVESLARIAKLEKDHISFVEVVR; via the coding sequence ATGAAGCAGTTAGAAGACAAAATCCGTGAAGAGGGTCGGGCCCTTTCCGACCAAGTGTTGAAAGTCGACGCCTTCTTGAATCATCAAGTCGACCCGGTACTCATGCAAGCCATCGGCAAAGATTTTGCAGAGCGTTTCAAAGACGCCAACATCGACCGCATCGTCACACTCGAATCGAGTGGGATTGCGCCGGCGATGATGACGGCGCTTGAGATGGGTATCCCGTTCGTATTCGCGCGTAAACGGAAATCGCTGACACTCCAAGATGATCTCGTGGAAGCGGACGTCTATTCGTTCACAAAACAAGAGACGAATCGGATCAGTTTGAGCCGACGCTTCGTCTTACCAGGCGAACGTGTTCTCGTCATCGATGACTTCCTTGCGAACGGGGAGGCGGCACTTGGTCTGACACACCTCGTGGAAGCGGCAGGTGCAGAGGTCGCAGGGGTTGGGATTGTCATCGAGAAGTCATTCCAACCAGGGCGCGATAAATTGATCGAGCGTGGCTATCGCGTCGAATCGCTGGCACGCATCGCGAAATTAGAGAAAGACCACATCTCGTTCGTGGAGGTCGTTCGATGA
- a CDS encoding NAD(P)-dependent oxidoreductase yields MKLFVLGATGRTGHQFIDQAIEHGHDVTAFVREQKKLIRTPQLEIIEGDLYDIDSLTEAMHGHDAVVSCLGTDLSDPDFLASVTDKLVPAMKTNGISRVVYLASAGIDNEIPGLAGKAITFMLRKPLRDHRGAVDLWRNSSFDYTIVRPMQLTDGPRTSTYRTAIDEVPENGKHISRADVAQFMLHAIEEEEHVRESVGLAY; encoded by the coding sequence ATGAAGTTATTCGTATTAGGCGCAACCGGTCGGACCGGACATCAATTCATCGATCAAGCCATCGAGCACGGTCATGATGTCACCGCATTCGTTCGTGAACAGAAAAAGCTGATTCGGACGCCACAACTTGAAATCATCGAAGGCGACTTATATGACATCGATTCGTTAACGGAAGCGATGCACGGTCACGACGCAGTCGTCAGTTGTCTCGGAACGGATTTGAGCGACCCGGACTTTTTAGCGAGTGTCACGGACAAGCTCGTCCCAGCGATGAAGACGAATGGCATCTCACGCGTCGTCTATTTGGCCTCAGCCGGTATCGACAATGAGATCCCGGGACTTGCAGGGAAAGCCATTACGTTCATGCTTCGGAAACCGCTTCGTGATCATCGGGGGGCCGTGGACTTATGGCGCAATTCGTCATTCGATTATACGATCGTGCGACCGATGCAATTGACGGACGGTCCTCGCACCTCGACTTATCGTACGGCAATTGACGAGGTACCGGAGAACGGAAAGCACATCTCACGGGCAGATGTCGCCCAGTTTATGCTTCACGCCATCGAAGAGGAAGAGCACGTACGAGAGTCGGTCGGACTGGCGTACTAA
- a CDS encoding ABC-F family ATP-binding cassette domain-containing protein, with protein MSILTVQNLSHGFGDRAILNDVSFRLLKGEHIGLVGANGEGKSTFMNIITRKLQPDEGKIEWAKNVRVGYLDQHAVLERGMTIRDVLKGAFQYLIDMETRIGELYMEMGDATPEQMEDMLAEVGELQETLDSNDFYIIDAKVEEVARGLGILDVGLDRDVTDLSGGQRTKVLLAKLLLEKPDILLLDEPTNYLDEVHIEWLKRYLQNYDNAFILISHDIPFLNSVINLVYHMENQELNRYVGDYDKFMEVYEMKRSQLEAAYKRQQAEIADLKDFVARNKARVSTRNMAMSRQKKLDKMDVIELSADRPKPEFRFLQARTSGRLIFDAKGLVIGYDEPLSRPLDLQMERGQKIALVGANGIGKTTLLKSLLGLINPLEGTVERGEFLEMGYFEQEAATSNNTCIEEIWSEFPSLNQQQVRAMLAKCGLMTKHIESKISVLSGGEKAKVRLCKLLNNETNLLLLDEPTNHLDVDAKEELKRALKEYKGSVLLISHEPEFYEDIVTDVWNCESWTTKVF; from the coding sequence ATGAGTATATTAACGGTACAAAACTTGAGCCACGGCTTTGGTGACCGCGCTATTTTGAACGATGTCTCTTTCCGCCTCTTAAAAGGAGAGCATATCGGTCTCGTCGGAGCGAACGGTGAAGGAAAATCGACGTTCATGAACATCATCACACGCAAACTGCAACCGGATGAAGGAAAAATCGAATGGGCGAAAAACGTCCGTGTCGGTTATCTCGACCAACACGCGGTACTCGAGCGCGGGATGACGATTCGTGACGTCTTGAAAGGTGCTTTCCAATACTTGATCGACATGGAGACGCGCATCGGCGAACTCTACATGGAGATGGGAGATGCTACACCTGAACAGATGGAAGACATGCTCGCGGAGGTCGGCGAACTTCAAGAAACGCTCGACTCAAACGACTTTTATATCATCGATGCGAAAGTAGAAGAAGTCGCACGCGGTCTTGGAATTTTAGACGTCGGTCTCGACCGTGACGTCACGGACTTGTCAGGCGGACAGCGTACGAAAGTATTGCTCGCGAAATTGCTTCTTGAGAAGCCAGATATCTTGCTCCTCGATGAGCCGACCAACTATTTGGATGAAGTCCATATCGAATGGTTGAAGCGTTATCTCCAAAACTATGACAATGCCTTCATCTTGATCTCGCACGATATCCCGTTCTTAAATAGCGTCATCAACTTGGTGTACCATATGGAAAACCAAGAGTTGAACCGCTATGTCGGGGATTATGACAAGTTCATGGAAGTGTACGAAATGAAACGTTCGCAACTTGAAGCCGCCTACAAGCGTCAACAAGCCGAAATTGCCGATTTGAAAGACTTCGTCGCACGAAACAAAGCGCGTGTGTCGACGCGAAACATGGCGATGTCACGTCAGAAGAAGCTCGACAAGATGGATGTCATCGAATTGAGCGCAGATCGTCCGAAACCCGAGTTTCGTTTCTTGCAGGCCCGTACGTCAGGACGCCTCATCTTTGATGCGAAAGGTCTCGTCATCGGTTATGATGAGCCGCTCTCACGTCCGCTCGACCTTCAGATGGAGCGTGGTCAAAAGATCGCCCTCGTCGGTGCAAACGGGATCGGGAAGACGACCCTCTTGAAGAGCTTACTCGGCTTAATCAACCCGCTTGAAGGGACAGTCGAACGCGGCGAGTTTCTTGAAATGGGTTACTTCGAACAGGAAGCAGCAACGAGCAACAACACGTGTATCGAAGAAATTTGGAGCGAGTTCCCGTCACTCAATCAACAGCAAGTGCGCGCGATGCTCGCGAAATGCGGTCTCATGACGAAGCACATTGAAAGTAAGATCTCGGTCCTCAGTGGTGGGGAAAAGGCGAAAGTTCGTCTTTGTAAACTCCTTAATAACGAGACAAACCTTCTCTTGCTCGATGAGCCGACGAACCACTTGGACGTCGACGCGAAGGAAGAGTTGAAGCGTGCGTTGAAAGAGTACAAAGGAAGCGTCCTCCTCATCAGTCACGAACCAGAATTCTATGAGGATATCGTCACAGACGTCTGGAACTGTGAATCGTGGACGACGAAAGTATTCTAA
- a CDS encoding DUF418 domain-containing protein, with protein MAGPIQTNERIILYDIIRGFALCGIFLVNIPTMLGSDWMFGRPDYAGSDLFVRTLFDLFVQTKFYTIFSLLFGIGFSIFLERSYARGDSVSRYIRRILILFLFGLAHLAIWSGDILHTYAMWGLLLPLFYGLSNRAILTWAWGLLTVNFLLFNVAPIYVEWAFGYMYLGESFPTVFNSGFGPWLDYRFDNEIFTMIQNSLFVGIEILGLFLLGLFIGRERKLLTWSIQGLTRTAAICAIAAIPFWGIIIWHHYGDGASYMSTNSAAVWISGKLLATTYVCLFTVAVRKGRTFAPLQALGRMALTNYLTHTLIIVLPVIALGAYGALSLTEGFFLSIAILIAQSFFSMWWLKGHRYGPFEKLWRLGTYGRQTKSS; from the coding sequence ATGGCTGGCCCAATTCAAACGAATGAACGGATTATCTTGTATGACATTATCCGAGGGTTTGCCCTCTGCGGCATTTTCCTCGTCAATATTCCTACCATGCTCGGGAGCGACTGGATGTTCGGTCGCCCCGACTATGCGGGAAGCGACTTGTTCGTCCGCACCCTCTTTGACTTGTTCGTGCAGACGAAATTTTATACGATCTTCTCCCTCCTATTTGGGATCGGCTTTTCGATTTTCCTCGAGCGCTCTTACGCCCGGGGCGATTCGGTCAGTCGTTACATACGCCGAATCTTGATTCTTTTCTTGTTCGGTCTCGCGCACTTGGCGATTTGGTCGGGTGACATCCTTCATACGTATGCGATGTGGGGCTTATTGCTTCCTCTTTTTTACGGATTGAGTAACCGTGCCATTCTGACGTGGGCATGGGGACTGTTGACTGTAAATTTCTTACTATTCAACGTTGCCCCTATCTATGTAGAGTGGGCTTTTGGATACATGTATTTAGGAGAGTCGTTCCCGACGGTCTTTAATTCAGGCTTCGGTCCTTGGCTAGACTATCGATTCGACAACGAGATTTTTACTATGATTCAAAATTCACTTTTTGTCGGAATCGAGATTCTCGGTCTGTTCTTACTCGGTCTCTTCATCGGACGGGAACGAAAGCTTCTGACTTGGAGTATCCAAGGGTTGACCCGGACTGCTGCCATCTGCGCAATTGCAGCCATACCATTCTGGGGAATCATCATCTGGCATCATTACGGTGATGGCGCCTCTTATATGTCAACGAACTCAGCAGCCGTATGGATTTCCGGGAAGCTACTCGCCACGACATATGTCTGCCTGTTCACGGTCGCCGTTCGAAAAGGTCGCACGTTCGCACCGCTCCAAGCGCTCGGTCGGATGGCACTCACGAACTATTTGACACATACGTTAATCATTGTCTTGCCGGTGATTGCGCTCGGGGCGTACGGGGCGCTTTCTTTAACCGAAGGCTTTTTCCTCAGCATCGCTATTTTGATTGCCCAATCGTTCTTCTCGATGTGGTGGCTAAAAGGTCACCGTTACGGACCATTTGAGAAGCTGTGGCGTTTAGGGACGTATGGGAGACAAACAAAATCATCTTAA